The DNA segment CCAAGAAGATGCGAACTATTGAGTGGTCTTAAGCAGACAAAACAGTTCGTTCCTAAAGcagcaaaaaaacaaaaaggttcttttatttttctctgtGATGGAAGAGATGACTCCAGCAGTTGCAGTGACTCTCAGCTTAGCTAACTCTATATGTGACTCATCACCTGTCGACATCACTCAGCTCAAGAACGTTACCGACGCAGCTGACTTGTTACCTGATTCCACCATGGAGGAAGAACCCAAGAAAGGGTCCTGTGATGGAAGTGTTGTGGATGAAGACGAGGTGGAGGATACTAGTGCTGTCATAAGCGAAGGCTTACTAGTCGTTGACGCTGGATCTGAACTCACCTTGTCTATGGAGATAGATAACGGGAGAGTTCTCGCTAAAGCCATTATCCTAGGGGAATCAAGCATCGAGGAGGTTCCTACAGCTAAAGTTCTCATTCAGGACACTAAGATAGAAGATTGTTCAGGTGTGACAGCTTCAGAGGTTGTTATTAGGCTACCAGAGGAAAACAGTAATAACCACGTGGCGAAGGGGAGAAGCGTCTATGAGCTGGATTGTATCCCTCTCTGGGGAACGGTTTCGATTCAAGGTAATAGATCTGAGATGGAGGATGCTGTTGCCGTGCTGCCTCATTTCTTGAAGTTACCTATCAAAATGCTGATGGGAGATCATGAGGGTATGAGTCCAAGCCTCACTCACCTCACTGGTCATTTCTTCGGTGTTTATGATGGTCATGGAGGCTATCAGGTATGCTATAATGACAATAGTACTTAGTAATTGAAGGTTGTTGCACCTCTCTGAATGTTATTGCTCTTATAGGTTGCTGACTACTGTCGAGATAGACTCCATTTTGCTTTAGCTGAAGAGATAGAGCGCATTAAAGACGAGTTGTGCAAGAGGAACACTGGAGAAGGTAGGCAGGTGCAGTGGGAGAAAGTCTTCACTAGCTGTTTTCTAAATGTAGATGGTGAGATTGAAGGAAGAATCGGTAGAGCTGCTGCTGTTGTTGGTGGTTCTTCTGATGTGGTTCTTGAAGCTGTTGCCTCCGAGACTGTAGGATCAACAGCTGTGGTTGCTTTGGTTTGTTCATCACATTTAGTGGTTTCTAACTGCGGTGATTCTAGGGCGGTTTTGTACCGTGGCAAAGAAGCCATGCCCTTATCAGTTGATCACAAAGTAAGATTTGAGCTTCTTTCTTTAATCTTACCGACTTGATGAAGTTTTCTTGACGCCTCTTTACTGTTTCTTGCAGCCGGATAGAGAGGATGAGTATGCGAGAATAGAGAACGCTGGTGGGAAAGTTATACAGTGGCAAGGCGCTCGTGTGTTTGGTGTTCTCGCCATGTCTAGGTCCCTTGGTAAGCAATACTTCTCTTGATCACCACTAATGCATCTATGAATGGCTTATTAATATCATCTATGGCACATCACAAGCACTATACCATTAGATCCTTTGTTGTGTGTTTTCCTTCTCTGAACCATATTGCAGGTGACAGATACTTGAAGCCATATGTGATTCCAGAACCGGAAGTGACGTTCATGCCTAGGTCAAGAGAAGATGACTGTCTAATAATAGCCAGCGATGGTCTTTGGGACGTAATGAGCAACCAAGAAGTCTGTGAAGTAGCGAGGAAACGGATCTTGATGTGGCACAAGAAGCACGGTGCGCCGCCTCTAGCGGAGAGAGGCAAAGGAACGGATCCAGCTTGCCAAGCGGCGGCTGAGTACCTCTCGGTGCTTGCTCTTCAGAAAGGAAGCAAAGATAACATCTCCATCATTGTGGTTGACTTGAAAGCTCAAAGAAAGTTCAAGACCAGAGCTTGAATGAAGCTTGATGatgattactttttttcttttttactggGGTAAGTTTGCAGaatcttcttatattttagatcGTAAGAGATCTAATTTCGACCTgtttttacttataatttaCTCAATATTGTAGTAAAgactgaagaagatggtgatgatgatgatgcataGCTAATTATAAGtacattcctttttttttctctatggaAACTTGGACTTATGTATTAAGAAGAAATAGGGCAATATAATGTTGATTTTCCTTCTTTCATTTTGGGTATTGAAGTACATGaacatgttgtaatgttttGTGATGTGGCTAATGAAACTGTAATTGAAACTATGCCACATTAACCCTTTTTGCCTTTTTTCTAACCTCTATagattaatgtctttttattcTGTAACTTACATATTGCATATAGAGAGGGCCAGAATGCTAGAGCTGTAGATAATGGTTTCTGAGTTGATGTTTGGTTTCATTTCCGTAATATATTGTTAGACAATGCACTGGTTGTCAACAAGTGGACGTGCCGGAGTGGTTATCGGGCATGACTAGAAATCATGTGGGCTTTGCCCGCGCAGGTTCGAATCCTGCCGTTCACGGTTTTTGTGTTTCGTTTCCTTTTTctcatattttaattgtttccaTAGCTAAAAgggttaatatttatttatttttttaacaaagtgAACCAGACAGTGAAGGCAAAAATCTACTGTGCATTGTAATAGAATTTAGGTTTTTTGTCCACAATATAATCTAGATTATAGAAAGTTGATATCATTTTTAGATAATCTTCTTTTGCAGggaagaaagcaaaaaaaaaataacaaaaggttgataatataaatatttgaagttgACGGTTGGGGCAACGATAGCGCCGGCTCTCTCCTCTTCGTTCCCCTTTGACCAGAAATGCTAATTATTAGAATCTTCGATAAATATTGAACACATATTTTATTCGAAATTACAAGTTAACATGCTAATTACGCCTTTAGTTTTCGTACAGAAAACGTGTTTAATAACACGTTATACATATACGACTACGTTGAACAATTTTGGCGTACCAATATGTATTTGCTTCATTTAATCCAGCTGTATCAAGAGCAAATATCTTTGTAATTTCATTTCCAACATTCACAAGCAAATTATCACCGTTTTCCAGCTTGTTTATCTAAAAAAATCATCAGGAACaagtttttttaaagaaaatctaACAAAAGTTTCTAGATACATCTCCAAATTCTCGTGGATTCACATCTTTTGCTACCAAGTTAAAACATGGTAGTAATATGTAGAGTGTAAACAGTGAGGAGAAGAAAAAACCGTTATTATAAGAAGGGTAAAAGGGGATATATTTTGAAACTGTAAGTTGAATagtttcatcattttcatggGTGACTTGGTAAAGGTGTAGTCAAGTACTAATTAGATCATTATACATTTTGTTCAAATATCTACTACGTTGAAATGTATCTGCACATGTAATTAATTGAtaacatgaataaaatatatgaaatgaaGAAATTTACACATAACTAtccttataagttataacataTCTTACAAGTAACATGTCTAACACTTCAAgacaaaaacatatttatttgcAAGGAAGGTGTTAAGTAAAGTAGTAAtccagaaaagaaaaaaaatctaaacagaAGAAGCAAAGCATATAAAGCAAACATTATTACAGCATCATTGAAACCAACAACtcctcacaaaaaaaaaaattcttttaaaatcctaaAGGAAGCATATGGAAGAAGTAGAAGATGGAGACGCGTCTACGCCGTTCTGGCTTCAATCCCGCCGCAATAACACTTACTTCCGCCGTACCTCTAGTCTCGGCGGCCGCGCAACCACCGTCGCCACACAAGCATTCTTCGCCGGAGCCGCTGCGATCCTCATAGTCTACTTCATCATCCCTCCATTCTTCACCTCCGTTTCACAGTTTCTCCGACCGCATTTGGTCCGTAAAAGCTGGGACTATCTCAACTTCGTTCTCGTCCTCTTCGCCGTCATCTGCGGTTTCCTCAGCCGCAACACCACCGGTGACGACGAAAGCAATCACAACAAGGAAGAAGTCAGTAAAAACAAATTCTCGTCGATCATCGATCGAGGCAGTGTATCTAACGGTGATCAGTTTCGTGATCAGAGGGTGTACAAGAGGTATAGCAGTTTACGTAGTAGTAGCTCGTATCCAGATCTGCGGCTCAGAGGATTTGAATCCGATGAACGGTGGAGATTTTACGACGATACACGTGTAAGTCAATGCCGTTACGAGGCTTTAGATCCGACCAATCGAAATCAAGAAGATGGCGGCGGTTCTGATACTGAGAAAGTTGAGGTCGTTGCGACGGCGGAAGCTGAAGTAGTAGAAGAGTTAACATCGCCTTCTAATCCGCGGCCTCTGCCTTCTGCTCCGCCGTATCCTTTTCCTGCCACGCCGTCTCCGCCTCGTGCTCCTCCACCGTCGAAGCCGGCAAAGAGGAAGACAAAGAGAGTGTACCAAAACGTCCCTGCGGCGAGGCCTCCGATTACTCCGGTTCCAGCTCCGGCGACGGTGAATCAAAAGATTAGTAAACAGGAGAAAGGCGGAGCAAGTAAGGACTTTCTTGTTGCTCTacggagaaagaagaagaaacagagacaacagaGCATCGACGGTCTCGATTTACTCTTCGGCTCCGATCCTCCGTTCGACTATACACCGCCGCATCCTCCTCCgcctccacctccaccacctTTCTTCCAGGGACTCTTCTCGTCTAAAAAAGGCAAAAGCAAAAGAACCTATTCAACTCCGCCGCCGCCTCCGCCGCCTCCACCTCATCGGAACTATGAATCATGCTCATCAATGGCGAAGAGACACAATTCTCCATCCGAAGCAACTCAATTCATAGGCACTGGAAGCGAATCACCATTACTGCCGATCCCGCCGCCACCTCCTCCACCGCCGTTTAAAATGCCGGCGTGGAAATTCGTGAAGCGTGGAGATTACGTCAGGATGGTTAGCAACATCAGCATAAGCTCTGACGaacctgatgatgatgatgatcacgATGTAGCTCAATCAAGCTCAGTGGGGAGCATGTTCTGTCCGAGCCCCGATGTGGATACCAAAGCTGATGACTTCATAGCGAGGTTCAGAGCTGGACTCAAGTTGGAGAAGATCAACTCCGTGAAAAGAGGGAGATCCAATTtaggacccgaacccgaatctTAAACGGGTTTATAAAATCCTTAAAAGGCCTAGGCCCATGTGTACAGACGTTGATTTCTCTTTTTGGAGTGTTTCATTCTTGATCGTCGATCCCTTTTTTTGGTGTGTATATGAAGTATACTATTGTGTTGTgctttttctctcttatatatttTCGTCTACgaatttttgtattttgtatgtGGTGTATACAACTTTAGCCCGTCATAGCGATAACCGAacaatctttatatattttgtgaatTAGTTTCTCGAGCTTCTCCATTTTGGAGACCAAAACAAATCTGAAGAAGCCGAAGAAGgatgtgttcttgttgattgattgttctcGGGTTCCCACTTTGTCAAGCCCATCATCAGCACAGTAGCCTTTCAATCGATCTTCAACATTCATTGCCAGTTCATTTTTCCATAGAAGGTTGTATTTGTATACTTTATAAAGATTTAGCTTACAATATGGACGCAAAATTTTATTTGGTTACTTAATACATGGAAAATGTTCTGAACCAATAAAAGTGGATCTTACAAATAGAAGCATTGTGGTGGACTAAAAACTAGGTTTGATTTATTTAGCCCATGTACAATGTATACAACCAACGTTATTAGGAATTTGATCCGATCATAGTTGGCCCAGCCCATCATAATGCTAATATACTTTTTGGAATCAGTTCCCTACCGAATATAACTTTTTCTTTGACGAAAGATTTAGTCGATGAGTGTGGCTGGTAACCATCAAGGAACATTAGAAATGATTAGAAAAAGAATAAATAGGAATAAAATTTTGGGAATGATGAAAAACGAgtgttccttatcaaaattaacaaggaacaaatttacattataattctctacaaaaaaaagaatgaagagataaaaatatttctcaCGAATGGTAACATTTTCGAGGAACATTAATGAATACAGTGTTCCTCTTCATTCCCTTGGTTACCATTCAAACCCTATAACCTTTTCCCTAGTAAAATCTACTATTGAAGATAAATGATCAACTATGTATAAATTTCATGTGGGGTAATGTAGGTTTGTTTAATGCTTATTTCAGAAAAAcgttatttaatatatagattTGAATCTCAATTTTATGACACTCACAATGtcacttaaatgaaactattacaGCAGAAATAATTTCTGTTGATGTTTGGTGGTTTCTTGTTTTAGGACCACCACTGTTCATGCAATTTAGCATCTCAATGAAATGATAACCCTACACAAAAGATATTCTTTATGCACAATAAAAGGCTGGAGGGATGGTGgaactgtaaaaaaaaagaatcatgcACAGGTGAGGTCACGTGAGTTTGTCTGAAAAGATCACGTGACTCAGCTCTACACACACTGACTCCTGCTCCTTGTTTTCCTTCCAATTTCCAAACCTGTGTCCGCCCAACGACCGAAGGATATGGACACCACGTCATCTTATccataacaaacaaaaacagatccattttctctctcttctctcctcctTCTCAAAAAGATCTTGGCCGTCGATTACGATGACTATTTCTGTACCTTATCTATATCTCCGCCGTCGATCCTCTCCAAAAATGTCGTGACTGACACGTGTCACCTGCCAGCATCTGATTTTACGCAGAGCCTCCATACTTCCTTAAAAAGTGAAAAGCATTTCGTTACGAAAGATAAAACCGGATAAAACAAGCCGGTTTAGCTATACCGGAATCTCGATCT comes from the Brassica napus cultivar Da-Ae chromosome A7, Da-Ae, whole genome shotgun sequence genome and includes:
- the LOC106354239 gene encoding protein phosphatase 2C 16-like isoform X1, whose protein sequence is MEEMTPAVAVTLSLANSICDSSPVDITQLKNVTDAADLLPDSTMEEEPKKGSCDGSVVDEDEVEDTSAVISEGLLVVDAGSELTLSMEIDNGRVLAKAIILGESSIEEVPTAKVLIQDTKIEDCSGVTASEVVIRLPEENSNNHVAKGRSVYELDCIPLWGTVSIQGNRSEMEDAVAVLPHFLKLPIKMLMGDHEGMSPSLTHLTGHFFGVYDGHGGYQVADYCRDRLHFALAEEIERIKDELCKRNTGEGRQVQWEKVFTSCFLNVDGEIEGRIGRAAAVVGGSSDVVLEAVASETVGSTAVVALVCSSHLVVSNCGDSRAVLYRGKEAMPLSVDHKPDREDEYARIENAGGKVIQWQGARVFGVLAMSRSLGDRYLKPYVIPEPEVTFMPRSREDDCLIIASDGLWDVMSNQEVCEVARKRILMWHKKHGAPPLAERGKGTDPACQAAAEYLSVLALQKGSKDNISIIVVDLKAQRKFKTRA
- the LOC106354241 gene encoding formin-like protein 20 translates to MEEVEDGDASTPFWLQSRRNNTYFRRTSSLGGRATTVATQAFFAGAAAILIVYFIIPPFFTSVSQFLRPHLVRKSWDYLNFVLVLFAVICGFLSRNTTGDDESNHNKEEVSKNKFSSIIDRGSVSNGDQFRDQRVYKRYSSLRSSSSYPDLRLRGFESDERWRFYDDTRVSQCRYEALDPTNRNQEDGGGSDTEKVEVVATAEAEVVEELTSPSNPRPLPSAPPYPFPATPSPPRAPPPSKPAKRKTKRVYQNVPAARPPITPVPAPATVNQKISKQEKGGASKDFLVALRRKKKKQRQQSIDGLDLLFGSDPPFDYTPPHPPPPPPPPPFFQGLFSSKKGKSKRTYSTPPPPPPPPPHRNYESCSSMAKRHNSPSEATQFIGTGSESPLLPIPPPPPPPPFKMPAWKFVKRGDYVRMVSNISISSDEPDDDDDHDVAQSSSVGSMFCPSPDVDTKADDFIARFRAGLKLEKINSVKRGRSNLGPEPES